The following is a genomic window from Campylobacter lari subsp. lari.
ATGGCTTTAAAAACAGGAAAAATCGAAAACCTAGAAAAACTTAGAAAAAACATCAAAGTGTATGCTAAGAATTCAAAAGCTGCAGTTGATGAGTGGAAAAATAATCCAAATATCGATGCTTTAATCATTTGGACACATTGGATTAAAGCAGTTGGCGAGAAAGAAAATAAATTTATTAAAGCAGATAAAAATTCAATTATTTATAGAGCTGCTGAAATAGTACCAACACAAAAAGGTTTAAAAAATCCAAAAGTAGCTGAATTTATAGAATTTACACAAAGTAAAGAGGCACAAAAAGTATGGGAAAAAGAAGGTTGGTTAGCTAAATAAATTAAGTTAAAGCATTTTACTTTATTGTAAAATGCTTTTTAAATTATTTTTCATTAATTTCTGCTTCTATATTTATTTGTACTTCATCGCTAAGTGTCAAACTAGAGGTATCTGGAGCAAATTTAAAATCACTTCTTTTAATTTGTCCTTGTAAAGTAAACCCTGCTTTTTCTTTACCACTATCTGTTTTAATAACCCCACCAATTTCAGCATCTAAAACAATATCTTTGCTTACACCAGCAATATTTAAAGAACCATACATTTTACCTTTTTCATTAGAAATTTTTTCATATTTGCTCATAGTAAAAGTGATGCTTGGGTGGGTTTT
Proteins encoded in this region:
- a CDS encoding YceI family protein: MKKILLGSFLAVSILASNALSKEFILDKAHSNVAFKIKHLQISNVNGNFKDYDAVIDFDSAKFEFNKLQANVKVASINTENKARDAHLQQDDFFKAKTHPSITFTMSKYEKISNEKGKMYGSLNIAGVSKDIVLDAEIGGVIKTDSGKEKAGFTLQGQIKRSDFKFAPDTSSLTLSDEVQINIEAEINEK